The Caldilineales bacterium genome has a window encoding:
- a CDS encoding response regulator transcription factor: protein MSPSPSSPPTILLVDDDAFNREGVRLYLEQEGFAAREAGDAATAWQMFAAAGTAAPPFAAAVIDIAIPAASGHKVQLNHSQGIRLVRQIKAADPAFGVVLFSAYEDRGGEIREMIGDGCRGVAYKLKGCRPAALLEALHAVMAGGVIIDDEVTNTHALAEQILRHLTPEELHYVETVIALLHELTQREHEVARRLAAAHSNEGIAQSLVLELKTVENYISRIYNKLGLSDAPRHLRRAVLLAKALMICDLRGQRA from the coding sequence ATGAGTCCTTCCCCCTCCTCTCCCCCCACCATTCTCCTGGTCGATGACGACGCCTTCAACCGTGAAGGCGTGCGTCTCTATCTTGAACAAGAGGGCTTTGCCGCCCGCGAAGCCGGCGACGCCGCCACTGCCTGGCAGATGTTCGCCGCGGCAGGCACAGCCGCTCCACCTTTCGCTGCGGCCGTCATCGATATCGCCATCCCCGCCGCCTCCGGCCACAAAGTCCAACTGAATCACAGCCAGGGCATCCGGTTGGTCAGACAGATCAAGGCGGCAGATCCGGCTTTTGGCGTCGTGCTCTTTTCGGCTTATGAGGATCGCGGCGGCGAAATCCGGGAGATGATCGGGGACGGCTGCCGGGGCGTCGCCTACAAGCTCAAGGGTTGCCGGCCGGCGGCGTTGTTGGAGGCTTTACACGCCGTCATGGCCGGCGGAGTGATCATCGATGACGAGGTGACGAACACCCATGCCTTGGCCGAGCAGATTCTCCGCCATCTGACGCCGGAAGAGTTGCACTATGTCGAGACGGTCATCGCCCTGCTACACGAGCTTACCCAGCGCGAACACGAAGTGGCAAGGCGGCTGGCGGCAGCGCACAGCAACGAAGGCATCGCCCAATCGCTCGTCCTTGAGCTGAAGACCGTAGAGAACTATATCAGTCGTATCTACAACAAGTTGGGACTGAGTGATGCGCCCCGCCACCTGCGCCGGGCGGTGCTGCTGGCCAAAGCGCTTATGATCTGCGATCTGCGAGGTCAGAGGGCGTGA
- a CDS encoding type II toxin-antitoxin system RelE/ParE family toxin, with translation MEPSERELRILILRDGRSPFKDWMRSLRDRPTQARIQNRIDRLRLGAFGDSRGVGGGVFELRIHFGPGYRVYFAVHGAQVILLLCGGDKSTQVRDIAAAQRYWQEFLADEN, from the coding sequence ATGGAACCGTCCGAACGCGAACTGCGCATCCTTATTCTGCGCGACGGCAGATCACCCTTCAAGGACTGGATGCGGTCGCTGCGTGATAGACCAACGCAAGCCCGCATCCAAAATCGTATCGACCGGTTGCGGCTGGGGGCCTTTGGTGATTCGCGAGGCGTAGGTGGCGGCGTATTCGAGTTGCGCATTCATTTTGGACCAGGTTATCGCGTCTATTTTGCCGTGCACGGCGCGCAAGTAATCCTTTTGCTGTGTGGTGGTGATAAGAGCACGCAAGTGCGTGACATCGCTGCTGCCCAGCGTTACTGGCAGGAGTTTTTGGCCGATGAGAACTGA
- a CDS encoding putative addiction module antidote protein, giving the protein MRTESYDEFLQEQLRDPELAAEYLTVAAEEGSAELFLIALRNVTEAQGGIAEIAAATHLNRQTMYRTLSSEGNPTLSTLLSILRAVGLNLSFKPATST; this is encoded by the coding sequence ATGAGAACTGAAAGTTACGACGAATTCCTACAAGAACAACTCCGTGATCCTGAGTTGGCCGCCGAGTACCTCACGGTCGCTGCCGAAGAAGGTTCAGCCGAGTTGTTTCTGATTGCCCTGCGCAACGTGACCGAAGCGCAAGGCGGCATCGCTGAGATTGCCGCGGCGACGCATCTGAACCGCCAGACGATGTACCGGACGCTGTCGAGCGAAGGCAACCCCACCCTTTCGACCCTACTGTCGATTTTGCGCGCCGTCGGCCTGAATCTGTCATTCAAGCCGGCGACTTCAACTTAA
- a CDS encoding dihydroorotate dehydrogenase-like protein, translating into MTDLTTTYLGLRLKNPIVAAASPISRSLRGIRALAEAGVGAIVMYSLFEEQINLESHQLDHYLTYGTESFAEALHYFPDLGHFNVGPGEYLRLIKQAKTAVDIPIIGSLNGVSTGGWIEYARRIEEAGADALELNIYYIPTDPAMTSAAVEEMYLNVVRDVRRTVRIPIAVKISPYFSATANMCYRLAAAGADGLVLFNRFYQPDLDLENLEVVPHLVLSNPYAMRVPLRWIAILFGRVQADFALTGGVRTSEDVLKGIMAGANVTMLASELLEHGLGRVGEMLAEVQAWMAGHEYESVAEMRGSMSQIHCAEPAAFERANYMKVLGSWRPDPAVMRG; encoded by the coding sequence ATGACTGATCTGACAACCACCTATCTCGGCCTGAGGCTGAAGAACCCCATCGTCGCCGCGGCCTCGCCCATCTCCAGGAGCCTGCGCGGGATTCGCGCCCTGGCCGAGGCGGGCGTTGGCGCCATCGTCATGTACTCGCTGTTCGAGGAACAGATCAACCTGGAGAGCCACCAGCTCGACCATTACCTGACCTACGGCACCGAGAGCTTCGCCGAGGCGCTGCACTATTTCCCCGACTTGGGGCACTTCAACGTCGGGCCGGGCGAGTATCTCAGGCTGATCAAACAGGCCAAGACCGCGGTCGATATCCCCATCATCGGCAGCCTGAACGGCGTCTCGACCGGCGGCTGGATCGAGTACGCCCGCAGGATCGAGGAGGCCGGGGCCGACGCCCTGGAACTCAACATCTACTACATCCCCACCGATCCGGCCATGACCAGCGCCGCCGTGGAGGAGATGTATCTGAACGTGGTGCGGGATGTGCGGCGGACGGTGCGCATCCCCATTGCCGTCAAGATCAGCCCCTATTTCAGCGCCACGGCCAATATGTGCTATCGCCTGGCCGCGGCCGGAGCCGATGGGCTGGTCCTGTTCAACCGCTTTTACCAGCCCGACCTCGACCTGGAGAACCTGGAGGTCGTCCCTCACCTGGTGCTGAGCAATCCCTATGCCATGCGCGTCCCCCTGCGCTGGATCGCCATCCTCTTTGGCCGTGTGCAGGCCGATTTTGCCCTTACCGGCGGTGTGCGTACGTCCGAGGATGTGTTGAAGGGGATCATGGCCGGGGCGAACGTGACCATGCTGGCTTCCGAGTTATTGGAGCACGGGCTGGGGCGCGTGGGCGAGATGCTGGCCGAGGTGCAGGCGTGGATGGCCGGGCACGAGTACGAGTCGGTGGCCGAGATGCGCGGCAGCATGAGCCAGATCCACTGCGCCGAGCCGGCGGCCTTCGAGCGGGCGAACTACATGAAGGTGCTGGGTTCGTGGCGGCCGGATCCGGCGGTGATGAGGGGATAG
- the nifJ gene encoding pyruvate:ferredoxin (flavodoxin) oxidoreductase, giving the protein MSRSRITLDGNEAAAYVAHKTNEVIAIYPITPSSAMGEWADQWTAEGQANIWGAIPLVQEMQSEAGAAGAVHGALQTGSLTTTFTASQGLLLMIPNMFKIAGELTSAVFHIAARSLAAQGLSIFGDHSDVMAARSTGWAMLFSNTVQEVMDFALIAQAATLQARVPFLHIFDGFRTSHEVMKVEQLTEDDMRAMIDDDLVRAHRARALSPERPFIRGTAQNPDVYFQARETVNPFYKAVPGIVQAAMDRFAGLVGRQYHLFDYVGAADAERVLVIMGSGAEAVEETVDYLNAQGEKVGLVKVRLYRPFSAHHFLAALPPTVRAIAVLDRCKEPGSAGEPLYQDVTTAISEARYGSNGAANLQSPISDPSAALRTNLQSLIGGRYGLSSKEFTPAMVKAVFDELAKATPKNHFTVGILDDVSHTSLDFDPAFDIEPKDTVRAMFWGLGADGTVGANKNSIKIIGEETPNHAQGYFVYDSKKSGARTISHLRFGPRPIHSTYLINRANFIAVHQWNFLERYDVLANAEQGAVVLLNSVYGPDEVWDQLPRPVQEQIIAKGLKLYVIDAYSVARQTGMGVRINTIMQTCFFAISGVLPRDEAIAEIKHAIEKTYGKRGEAIVQKNFEAVDATLAQLYQATIPGRLTSTAALPPPVPAAAPAFVQQVTARMIAGEGDLLPVSAMPIDGTYPSATSRWERRNIALEIPVWDPDVCIQCGKCVLVCPHAVIRSKIVAPDALAGAPAGFLSSPARWKELEGQKYTLQVAVEDCTGCTLCVEVCPAKNKQKVGRKAINMAPQPPLREQGRIHWDYFLDLPDFPRGGGGGVGGGVGGGVGGGVGGETPPLHFNNVKNVQLLTPLFEFSGACAGCGETPYVKLVSQLFGDRAVIANATGCSSIYGGNLPTTPWSVNKDGRGPAWSNSLFEDNAEFGLGMRLALDKQNDYARGLVERLRDLIGPDLAGALLTADQSDEAGIQAQRERVALLKEVLGKKRLEMRDSNLRSPILRLRSGQVSDLLSLADVLVKRNVWIIGGDGWAYDIGYGGLDHVLASGRNVNVLVLDTEVYSNTGGQASKATPMGAVAKFAAGGKPTPKKDLGKLAADYGYVYVAQVAMGANDAQTVKAFIEGESYDGPSLIIAYSHCIAHGIDMARGMDQQKLAVQTGYWPLYRHDPRLRAEGKNPLQLDSKAPTAHLRDYIMNEARYRMLFQSNPEAAEHFLAEAQKVVAERWQAYEQLAAAN; this is encoded by the coding sequence ATGTCACGATCACGCATCACCCTGGACGGCAACGAGGCCGCCGCCTATGTCGCCCACAAGACCAATGAGGTCATCGCCATCTATCCGATCACCCCTTCTTCGGCCATGGGCGAATGGGCCGATCAGTGGACGGCGGAAGGACAAGCCAATATCTGGGGCGCCATCCCCCTGGTGCAGGAGATGCAGTCCGAGGCCGGCGCGGCCGGGGCGGTGCACGGCGCGCTGCAAACCGGCAGCCTGACCACCACCTTCACCGCCAGCCAGGGTCTGCTGTTGATGATCCCCAACATGTTCAAGATCGCGGGCGAACTGACCAGCGCCGTCTTCCACATCGCCGCCCGCTCGCTGGCCGCCCAGGGCCTCTCCATCTTCGGCGATCACAGTGATGTCATGGCCGCCCGCTCCACCGGCTGGGCGATGTTGTTCTCGAACACCGTGCAGGAAGTGATGGACTTCGCCCTCATCGCCCAGGCCGCCACCCTGCAGGCCCGCGTGCCCTTCCTCCATATCTTCGACGGCTTCCGCACCTCACACGAGGTCATGAAGGTAGAGCAACTGACGGAAGATGACATGCGCGCCATGATCGACGATGACCTGGTGCGCGCCCACCGGGCGCGGGCGCTCTCACCCGAACGCCCCTTCATCCGCGGCACCGCCCAGAACCCCGATGTCTATTTCCAGGCGCGGGAGACGGTCAACCCCTTTTACAAAGCCGTCCCCGGCATCGTCCAGGCGGCGATGGACAGGTTTGCCGGGCTGGTGGGGCGGCAGTACCACCTCTTCGACTATGTGGGCGCGGCCGATGCCGAGCGCGTGCTCGTGATCATGGGCTCCGGCGCCGAGGCGGTGGAGGAAACGGTAGACTATCTCAACGCCCAGGGCGAGAAAGTCGGTCTGGTCAAGGTGCGGCTGTATCGCCCGTTCTCGGCCCACCACTTCCTGGCTGCACTCCCGCCCACTGTGCGCGCCATTGCCGTACTCGACCGCTGCAAAGAACCGGGTTCCGCCGGCGAGCCGCTCTACCAGGACGTGACCACCGCCATCAGCGAAGCCCGCTACGGCTCGAACGGCGCCGCCAATCTCCAATCTCCAATCTCCGATCCTTCGGCTGCGCTCAGGACAAATCTCCAATCCCTCATCGGCGGTCGCTACGGCCTCTCCTCCAAAGAATTCACCCCGGCCATGGTCAAGGCCGTCTTCGACGAGCTGGCCAAAGCCACCCCCAAAAACCATTTCACGGTCGGCATCCTCGATGATGTCAGCCATACCAGCCTCGATTTCGACCCCGCCTTCGACATCGAACCGAAGGACACCGTGCGGGCCATGTTCTGGGGCCTGGGCGCGGATGGCACCGTGGGCGCAAACAAAAACTCGATCAAAATCATCGGCGAAGAAACGCCCAACCATGCCCAGGGCTATTTCGTCTACGACTCCAAGAAATCGGGCGCCCGCACCATCTCGCACCTGCGCTTTGGCCCCCGCCCCATCCACTCCACCTATCTGATCAACCGCGCCAACTTCATCGCCGTCCACCAGTGGAACTTCCTGGAGCGATACGACGTGCTGGCCAACGCCGAGCAGGGCGCGGTGGTGCTGCTGAATTCGGTCTATGGCCCCGATGAGGTCTGGGATCAGCTCCCGCGCCCGGTGCAGGAACAGATCATCGCCAAAGGACTGAAGCTGTATGTGATCGACGCCTACAGCGTGGCCCGGCAGACGGGCATGGGCGTGCGGATCAACACGATCATGCAGACCTGCTTCTTCGCCATTAGCGGCGTCCTGCCCCGCGACGAGGCCATCGCCGAGATCAAACACGCCATCGAGAAGACCTATGGCAAGCGCGGCGAGGCCATTGTACAGAAGAACTTCGAGGCGGTGGATGCCACCCTGGCCCAACTCTACCAGGCGACGATCCCCGGCCGCCTGACCAGCACCGCCGCCCTGCCCCCGCCCGTCCCGGCTGCGGCCCCGGCCTTCGTCCAGCAAGTGACGGCCAGGATGATCGCCGGCGAGGGCGACCTGCTGCCCGTCAGCGCCATGCCGATCGACGGCACTTACCCCAGCGCTACCTCGCGCTGGGAACGACGCAACATCGCCCTCGAAATTCCGGTCTGGGACCCGGATGTGTGCATCCAGTGCGGCAAGTGCGTGCTCGTCTGCCCGCACGCCGTCATCCGCAGCAAGATCGTCGCCCCCGACGCCCTGGCCGGCGCCCCCGCCGGTTTCCTCTCCTCGCCGGCGCGCTGGAAGGAACTGGAAGGGCAAAAGTACACCCTGCAAGTGGCGGTGGAGGACTGCACCGGCTGCACACTGTGCGTCGAAGTCTGCCCGGCCAAGAACAAGCAGAAGGTCGGGCGCAAGGCGATCAACATGGCCCCGCAACCGCCGCTGCGCGAACAGGGTCGCATCCACTGGGATTACTTCCTGGACCTGCCCGACTTCCCCCGCGGCGGGGGTGGGGGAGTGGGCGGGGGAGTGGGCGGGGGAGTGGGTGGGGGAGTGGGCGGGGAGACCCCGCCCCTACATTTCAATAATGTCAAGAACGTGCAGTTGCTGACGCCGCTGTTCGAGTTCTCCGGCGCCTGCGCCGGCTGCGGCGAGACGCCCTATGTCAAGCTGGTGAGCCAGCTCTTTGGCGACCGGGCCGTGATCGCCAACGCCACCGGCTGCTCCAGCATCTACGGCGGCAACCTGCCCACCACGCCCTGGTCGGTGAACAAAGATGGCCGCGGCCCGGCCTGGAGCAATTCGCTGTTCGAGGACAACGCCGAGTTCGGGCTGGGTATGCGCCTGGCGCTGGACAAGCAGAACGACTACGCCCGCGGCCTGGTGGAGCGCCTGCGCGACCTCATCGGCCCCGACCTGGCCGGCGCCCTCCTGACCGCCGACCAAAGCGACGAAGCCGGCATCCAGGCTCAGCGAGAGCGGGTGGCGTTGCTGAAGGAGGTTTTAGGAAAGAAGAGATTGGAGATGAGAGATTCCAATCTCCGATCTCCGATCCTTCGGCTGCGCTCAGGACAAGTCTCCGATCTCCTCTCCCTGGCAGATGTGCTGGTCAAGCGCAATGTCTGGATCATCGGCGGCGACGGCTGGGCCTACGACATCGGTTACGGCGGGCTGGATCACGTCCTGGCTTCCGGGCGCAATGTCAACGTGCTGGTGCTCGACACCGAAGTCTATTCCAACACCGGCGGCCAGGCCTCGAAAGCGACGCCGATGGGCGCGGTGGCCAAGTTCGCCGCCGGCGGCAAGCCCACGCCCAAGAAAGACCTGGGCAAACTGGCCGCCGATTACGGCTATGTCTACGTGGCGCAGGTGGCCATGGGCGCCAACGATGCTCAAACGGTCAAGGCGTTCATCGAGGGGGAATCGTACGACGGCCCCTCGCTGATCATCGCCTACAGCCACTGCATCGCCCACGGCATCGACATGGCCCGCGGCATGGATCAGCAGAAGCTGGCCGTGCAGACCGGCTACTGGCCGCTGTATCGCCACGATCCCCGGCTGCGCGCCGAGGGCAAGAACCCTCTCCAACTCGATTCCAAAGCTCCCACCGCGCACCTGCGCGATTACATCATGAACGAAGCCCGCTACCGTATGCTGTTCCAGAGCAATCCCGAAGCCGCCGAGCACTTCCTGGCCGAAGCGCAAAAGGTGGTGGCGGAGCGATGGCAGGCGTACGAGCAACTGGCGGCGGCTAATTGA
- a CDS encoding MoxR family ATPase, whose translation MFNSTSAVAKALTAQNYIPSESICTVLYLAEHLCKPVLAEGPAGVGKTELAKVWATASGSRLIRLQCYEGLDETKALYEWEYAKQMLYTQLLRDKLGDLMADARSLREAADRIGAEEEVFFSERFLLPRPLLAALTSDEPVVLLIDEIDRADAEFEAFLLEVLSDFQISVPELGTIRAKHQPMVVLTSNNTRELSEALKRRCLYLFLDYPTPEAELRIVRLKVPGLAPELARQAVDLVQQLRRMDLKKHPSISETLDWARALLMLNAAELDDQTLESTITVLLKHETDITRARRQIQRRGSSPGPGPMQMPPSRRN comes from the coding sequence ATGTTCAATTCTACCTCCGCCGTCGCCAAGGCCCTCACCGCCCAAAACTATATCCCCTCCGAAAGCATCTGCACCGTGCTGTACCTGGCCGAGCACCTGTGCAAACCCGTGCTGGCCGAAGGCCCGGCCGGCGTGGGCAAGACCGAGCTGGCCAAGGTCTGGGCCACGGCTTCCGGCAGCCGGCTCATCCGCCTGCAATGCTACGAGGGCCTGGACGAGACCAAGGCCCTCTACGAGTGGGAGTACGCCAAGCAGATGCTCTACACCCAGCTTCTGCGCGACAAGCTGGGCGACCTCATGGCCGACGCCCGCAGCCTGCGCGAGGCCGCCGACCGCATCGGCGCCGAGGAGGAGGTCTTCTTCTCCGAACGTTTCCTGCTCCCCCGGCCGCTGCTGGCGGCGCTGACCTCGGACGAGCCGGTGGTGCTGCTGATCGACGAGATCGACCGCGCCGACGCCGAGTTCGAGGCCTTCCTGCTCGAAGTCCTGAGCGATTTCCAGATCTCGGTGCCGGAGTTGGGCACCATCCGGGCCAAACACCAGCCGATGGTCGTCCTCACCTCCAACAACACCCGCGAGTTGTCCGAAGCGCTCAAGCGCCGCTGTCTCTACCTCTTCCTCGACTACCCCACGCCCGAAGCCGAGCTGCGCATCGTCCGCCTGAAGGTGCCCGGCCTGGCGCCTGAACTGGCCCGGCAGGCGGTGGATCTGGTGCAACAGTTGCGGCGGATGGACCTGAAGAAACACCCCTCGATCTCCGAGACCCTGGACTGGGCGCGGGCGCTGCTCATGCTCAACGCCGCGGAACTGGACGACCAGACCCTGGAATCCACCATCACCGTCCTCCTCAAACACGAAACCGACATCACCCGCGCCCGCCGCCAGATCCAGCGCCGCGGCAGCAGCCCTGGCCCCGGCCCCATGCAAATGCCCCCCTCGCGACGGAATTGA
- a CDS encoding type II toxin-antitoxin system RelE/ParE family toxin, with translation MSYQIEVPASVKKDIRSLPGYVRAEARVLIRELALDPRPARSKELRGKPNIYRIWLAGRWRIAYHIDDEARVIVVLRVERKESIYYEGLEFMG, from the coding sequence GTGAGCTACCAAATTGAAGTGCCGGCGTCGGTCAAGAAGGATATTCGGTCGCTTCCAGGCTATGTGCGCGCAGAGGCGAGGGTCTTGATTCGAGAACTTGCATTAGATCCGAGACCGGCTCGAAGCAAAGAATTGCGCGGCAAACCGAATATCTATCGCATCTGGTTGGCCGGTAGGTGGAGGATTGCCTATCACATCGACGACGAAGCGCGAGTCATCGTTGTCTTGCGGGTGGAGAGAAAGGAATCGATCTACTACGAAGGTCTGGAGTTCATGGGTTAG
- a CDS encoding VWA domain-containing protein, with protein sequence MEQRLIDFITGLRAGGVRISLAESADAWRAIELLGVQDREHFRQALAATLVKDPADLPVFERLFPVYFGGDGPPSQDLTQEMGGDEQDMLRQALQNLRDRLSDMLERLLRGDRLRPDELRQAGEQAGLENASHPYQQRWFTRRMLQEMGFDKLIQDIERLLAELAQQGMDPVEAQLLAQGISENLEAWREQIANYVGAQIARNQANQQEPRPNMDDLMERPFRSLSEAEAEALRQQVRRLAAHLRARAALRRKRGKKGTLDVKGTLRANLRYGSVPIEMHWKKRHLKPKLCLICDVSTSMRPVVEFMLRLIYELQDQVAQARSFAFIGDMHDISADFDENRPDVAVRLVLERLQPGYYNTNLGRSLDTFSQEHLSAVDGRTTLIFVGDGRNNYNNPRTDLVQMLQRRARHTLWLTPEPEPMWGTGDSDMLAYLPYLDHVAHVQNLADLVRAVDGILTR encoded by the coding sequence ATGGAACAACGCCTGATCGACTTCATCACCGGCCTGCGCGCCGGCGGCGTCCGCATCTCGCTGGCCGAAAGCGCCGACGCCTGGCGGGCTATCGAACTGCTGGGCGTGCAGGACCGTGAGCACTTCCGCCAGGCGCTGGCGGCCACCCTGGTCAAAGACCCCGCCGATCTGCCGGTTTTCGAGCGCCTCTTCCCCGTTTATTTTGGCGGCGATGGCCCGCCCAGCCAGGACCTGACCCAGGAGATGGGTGGGGACGAGCAGGACATGCTGCGCCAGGCGCTGCAAAACCTGCGCGACCGCCTGAGCGACATGCTGGAGCGGCTGCTGCGCGGGGATCGCCTGCGCCCGGACGAACTGCGCCAGGCCGGGGAGCAGGCCGGCCTGGAGAACGCCAGCCATCCCTACCAGCAAAGATGGTTCACGCGGCGGATGTTGCAGGAGATGGGCTTCGACAAGCTGATCCAGGACATCGAACGCTTGCTGGCGGAACTGGCGCAGCAGGGCATGGACCCGGTCGAGGCGCAACTGCTGGCCCAGGGCATCTCCGAAAACCTGGAAGCCTGGCGCGAGCAGATCGCCAACTATGTGGGCGCGCAGATCGCCCGCAACCAGGCCAACCAGCAGGAACCCCGGCCGAACATGGACGACCTGATGGAGCGGCCGTTCCGCAGCCTGTCGGAAGCCGAGGCCGAGGCCCTGCGCCAGCAAGTGCGGCGTCTGGCCGCCCACCTGCGGGCGCGGGCGGCGCTGCGGCGCAAACGCGGCAAGAAAGGGACGCTGGATGTCAAGGGCACCCTGCGCGCCAACCTGCGCTACGGCAGCGTGCCGATCGAGATGCACTGGAAGAAGCGGCATCTGAAACCCAAGCTCTGCCTGATCTGCGATGTGTCCACCTCGATGCGCCCGGTGGTCGAGTTCATGCTGCGGCTGATCTACGAATTGCAGGACCAGGTGGCCCAGGCCCGCTCCTTTGCCTTCATTGGCGACATGCACGACATCTCCGCCGACTTCGACGAAAACCGGCCGGATGTGGCCGTGCGCCTGGTGTTGGAACGCCTCCAGCCCGGCTACTACAACACCAACCTGGGCCGCAGTCTCGACACCTTCAGCCAGGAGCACCTGAGCGCCGTCGATGGCCGCACCACCCTCATCTTCGTCGGCGACGGCCGCAACAACTACAACAACCCTCGCACCGACCTGGTGCAGATGCTCCAGCGCCGCGCCCGCCACACCCTCTGGCTGACGCCGGAGCCGGAGCCGATGTGGGGCACGGGCGATAGCGACATGCTGGCCTATCTGCCGTACCTGGATCACGTCGCCCATGTCCAGAATCTGGCCGATTTGGTGCGGGCGGTGGATGGCATTCTGACGCGGTAA
- a CDS encoding nucleotidyltransferase domain-containing protein, whose amino-acid sequence MKTAITPEAMTIYRRSAQARDLAQQREREQRRQVARVLKERFGATQVIAFGSLAHGAWFGLHSDIDLAVEGIPPAAFWRAWAALDRLGPSFEIDLVALESAMEPLRAEIAMQGVAL is encoded by the coding sequence ATGAAGACAGCTATCACACCAGAAGCCATGACGATATACCGGCGTTCGGCGCAAGCGCGAGACTTGGCGCAGCAGCGGGAGCGTGAGCAGCGCCGCCAGGTTGCACGCGTCTTGAAAGAGCGTTTTGGCGCCACGCAGGTAATTGCCTTCGGTTCTTTGGCGCACGGCGCCTGGTTTGGCTTGCACTCCGATATCGACCTAGCGGTCGAAGGCATCCCCCCTGCGGCCTTCTGGCGCGCCTGGGCGGCGCTGGATAGGCTGGGACCTTCGTTCGAGATCGATCTCGTCGCCCTCGAATCAGCGATGGAACCGTTGCGCGCCGAAATCGCCATGCAGGGAGTGGCCTTATGA
- a CDS encoding response regulator transcription factor, translating to MTTRIFLIDTRLLVRLGFAALMGATRDFEIVGEASSMTEALPGLKSLRPHVVLVEWPPADGGLETGQEVGCPWLALSKDERISFLFLAVRAGAVGFIDESMTSEALIEAVRAVAQGQNLWSAEQKQQAWSWEQGVYRKWASLSERERGMLSWLAQGMTQKAIAGKLHVSQRTVESHVCGLLRKLDLTTRNEAVAWTMKTGLWPLIERDQGKYRG from the coding sequence ATGACAACAAGAATCTTCCTGATCGATACCAGGCTGCTTGTACGGCTTGGATTTGCCGCGCTGATGGGAGCGACGCGCGACTTCGAGATTGTGGGCGAGGCCAGTTCGATGACCGAGGCCTTGCCCGGCCTGAAAAGTTTGCGCCCTCATGTCGTTTTGGTCGAGTGGCCGCCGGCAGACGGTGGTTTGGAAACAGGCCAAGAGGTGGGTTGCCCCTGGTTAGCGTTGAGCAAAGATGAGCGTATTTCTTTTTTGTTTCTGGCCGTGAGGGCGGGGGCGGTCGGATTTATCGATGAGTCGATGACATCTGAAGCCCTGATCGAGGCCGTGCGCGCAGTCGCACAAGGACAAAACCTGTGGAGCGCGGAGCAGAAGCAACAAGCCTGGTCGTGGGAGCAGGGGGTGTATCGGAAATGGGCAAGCCTGAGTGAGCGTGAGCGGGGGATGCTCTCTTGGCTGGCGCAAGGGATGACACAAAAAGCCATCGCCGGCAAACTGCACGTTTCGCAAAGAACGGTGGAATCACATGTCTGTGGTCTCTTGCGTAAGCTCGACCTCACGACTCGCAACGAAGCCGTCGCCTGGACGATGAAGACTGGACTCTGGCCGCTGATCGAGCGGGATCAGGGAAAATACCGAGGATAG